A stretch of the Bradyrhizobium sp. CCBAU 53351 genome encodes the following:
- the sctV gene encoding type III secretion system export apparatus subunit SctV has translation MLTGFLRTISKRNDLMLAFMLVCIVFMMILPLPTQVIDLLIGINLTLAAILLMASVYLQNVVELSSFPSILLLTTLFRLALAISTTRLILIQADAGHIVETFGQFVVAGNLVVGLVVFLILTIVNFMVITKGSERVAEVSARFSLDSMPGKQMSIDSDMRGGQIELGEAKRRRNKLEKESQLYGAMDGAMKFVKGDAIAGLIIIAINLIGGIAIGTLQHGMTAAEALERYSLLTIGDGLVSQIPALFISITAGFIVTRVSSEENKDLGTDIASQLMNEPKALMITAGILGIFAIVPGFPPIVFIALSMACAGAGILTARARKRNLSDQRTQEMPALAAALSGGDVPSFPKEDAEDNEPIENVKFTLVVPLIVDLSSAVRNSIRPNKLDREVARVRRALYFDLGVPFPGVHLRLNDNLREGQYRILVNEIPVAAGMLQPNWFIVRETEENLNMFEIPFERGEDFLPNTPSYWVQMKHLPLVERAGMQVMTPSSMLTYHLAHVLKSHASEFIGIQETMYLMNQMEDNFAELVREATRVLPVITITDVLQRLVMEQISIRDMRTILEGLVEWGQREKDPIILVEHMRGAMSRYITHKFSGGQNIIPAYLLSKEIEDAVRGAVRQTSGASYLALAPDIHRQLIASMKNVIRSSGQHGLSPVLLAPMDIRRFMRKVIERDFPDLTVLSYQELEPSSNVQPLERIKLVNQLSAA, from the coding sequence ATGCTGACCGGTTTCCTGCGAACGATCTCCAAGCGAAACGACCTGATGCTGGCATTCATGCTGGTCTGCATCGTCTTCATGATGATCCTGCCGCTGCCGACGCAGGTGATCGATCTCCTGATCGGCATCAACCTGACGCTCGCGGCGATCCTGCTGATGGCCTCGGTCTATCTTCAGAACGTGGTCGAACTGTCCTCGTTTCCCTCGATCCTGCTACTCACCACGCTGTTTCGTCTCGCGCTGGCAATCTCCACGACCCGCCTCATCCTGATCCAGGCCGACGCCGGCCACATCGTCGAAACGTTCGGCCAGTTCGTCGTCGCGGGCAATCTCGTCGTCGGCCTCGTGGTGTTCCTGATCCTGACCATCGTCAATTTCATGGTCATTACCAAGGGATCCGAACGGGTTGCGGAGGTGTCCGCACGGTTCTCGCTCGATTCGATGCCCGGCAAGCAGATGTCGATCGATTCTGACATGCGCGGAGGCCAGATCGAGCTCGGCGAGGCGAAGCGCCGGCGCAATAAGCTCGAGAAGGAAAGTCAGCTCTACGGCGCCATGGACGGCGCCATGAAATTCGTCAAGGGCGACGCCATAGCCGGCCTCATCATCATCGCCATCAACCTCATCGGCGGCATCGCTATCGGGACGCTGCAGCACGGCATGACGGCCGCCGAGGCGCTGGAGCGCTACTCGCTCCTCACCATCGGCGACGGCCTGGTCTCGCAGATTCCGGCGCTGTTCATCTCGATCACAGCCGGCTTCATCGTCACCCGCGTCTCCTCCGAGGAGAACAAGGATCTCGGCACCGACATCGCCTCCCAGCTCATGAACGAGCCCAAGGCCCTGATGATCACGGCCGGCATCCTCGGTATTTTCGCCATCGTGCCCGGCTTCCCGCCGATCGTCTTCATCGCCTTGTCGATGGCCTGCGCCGGCGCCGGCATTCTGACCGCGCGCGCCCGCAAGCGCAATTTGTCCGACCAGCGCACGCAGGAAATGCCGGCGCTCGCGGCGGCCCTCTCCGGTGGCGACGTCCCCTCCTTTCCGAAGGAGGATGCCGAGGACAACGAGCCGATCGAGAACGTGAAATTCACCCTCGTCGTTCCCCTGATCGTCGACCTCTCCTCCGCGGTGCGCAACTCGATCCGTCCGAACAAGCTCGACCGCGAGGTGGCGCGCGTGCGCCGGGCGCTCTATTTCGATCTCGGCGTGCCGTTCCCCGGCGTTCACCTCCGCCTCAACGACAATCTGCGCGAGGGCCAATACCGCATCCTGGTGAACGAGATTCCGGTGGCCGCGGGCATGCTGCAGCCGAACTGGTTCATCGTTCGCGAGACGGAGGAAAACCTCAACATGTTCGAGATTCCATTCGAACGCGGCGAGGACTTTCTGCCGAACACGCCCAGCTACTGGGTTCAGATGAAGCATCTGCCGCTGGTCGAGCGTGCCGGCATGCAGGTCATGACGCCCTCCAGCATGCTGACCTATCACCTGGCTCACGTGCTGAAGAGCCACGCGTCGGAGTTCATCGGCATTCAGGAGACCATGTACCTAATGAACCAGATGGAGGACAATTTCGCCGAGCTCGTGCGCGAGGCCACGCGCGTCCTGCCGGTCATCACCATCACCGACGTTCTGCAGCGGCTCGTCATGGAGCAGATCTCGATCCGCGACATGCGCACCATCCTCGAAGGGCTGGTCGAGTGGGGGCAGCGCGAAAAGGATCCCATCATCCTCGTCGAGCACATGCGCGGCGCCATGTCCCGCTACATCACCCACAAGTTCTCGGGCGGCCAGAACATCATCCCCGCCTACCTGCTGTCGAAGGAGATCGAGGACGCCGTGCGCGGCGCCGTCCGGCAGACCAGTGGCGCCTCCTATCTGGCGCTCGCGCCCGACATCCATCGCCAGCTCATCGCCTCGATGAAGAACGTGATCCGCAGTTCCGGC